Proteins from a single region of Sporosarcina sp. P33:
- a CDS encoding penicillin-binding transpeptidase domain-containing protein, with the protein MQSKKRLRAAFVLFLICLLLVIGKLFHVQIIKHEWLKEKAEENWDREIPFGAMRGNITDRNGQLIVGNELAPTLYFMPAQNPDISDDIPAIAKILRTEPAVLEEKLKKKDYMVKLAPEGKNITKEQADEITKLQIAGLYVGVDFVRHYPYNDLLARLIGFTGYDGKGLAGIEYAYDEILNGTGDKVRLFTDAKGIALPHVEDSFEHGKEGSPLELTIDLKMQQIVERELIQAMEKYDATQALAIIMNPKTGELLSLASVPGFDPKDYQSADSTIYNRNLPVWMTYEPGSTFKIVTLAASLEENVIDLENEGFYDPGYTMVANARLRCWKREGHKDQTFLEVVENSCNPGFITMGQRLGSERLDRYIRSFGFGVSTESGIAGEAKGILFSKEAFGPVEQATTAFGQGISVTPIQQVQAVAAAINGGKLFKPYIVKSIRDSEGKTIQEFEPELKRQVISEETSAKVRHALESVVANGSGRNAFADGLRIGGKTGTAQKVVDGRYSDGDYIVSFIGFAPADDPELLVYVAVDSPKNSIQFGGVIAAPIVGRIIEEVAPVAHIERRKEQLEKEYRWGDAITFRSPDLLGMTEKELLSQNYTFKIKWHGKGKKVVRQLPAPHTLMTVEDTIHLYTE; encoded by the coding sequence AGATAATTAAACACGAGTGGCTGAAAGAAAAAGCCGAAGAAAACTGGGACCGTGAAATCCCTTTCGGCGCCATGCGCGGGAATATTACAGATCGTAATGGGCAGCTGATTGTCGGCAATGAGCTGGCTCCTACGCTATATTTTATGCCCGCCCAAAATCCTGATATTTCAGATGACATCCCTGCGATTGCAAAAATCCTGCGGACAGAACCTGCTGTATTGGAAGAAAAACTGAAGAAAAAAGATTATATGGTGAAACTGGCTCCTGAAGGAAAAAACATCACGAAAGAGCAGGCGGATGAAATTACCAAACTGCAAATTGCCGGATTGTATGTAGGAGTAGATTTTGTCCGCCATTACCCATATAATGACCTGTTGGCTCGTTTAATTGGATTTACCGGCTATGACGGCAAGGGTCTTGCTGGCATTGAATATGCTTATGACGAGATTCTGAATGGGACAGGGGACAAAGTGCGTCTGTTCACTGATGCGAAGGGCATTGCCTTGCCGCATGTTGAAGACAGTTTTGAACACGGAAAAGAAGGATCACCTCTCGAGCTGACGATTGATTTGAAAATGCAGCAAATTGTAGAACGTGAGCTCATTCAGGCAATGGAGAAGTATGATGCGACACAGGCGCTGGCAATTATTATGAATCCGAAGACAGGGGAGTTACTGTCGCTGGCATCTGTACCCGGCTTTGACCCGAAAGACTACCAATCGGCTGATTCCACTATCTATAACCGGAACTTACCGGTTTGGATGACATACGAGCCGGGCTCGACATTTAAAATTGTCACATTGGCGGCAAGTCTCGAAGAAAATGTCATTGACCTGGAAAATGAAGGCTTCTATGATCCCGGTTATACGATGGTAGCGAATGCCCGATTGAGATGCTGGAAACGGGAAGGGCATAAAGATCAGACGTTTCTTGAAGTCGTAGAGAATTCTTGTAACCCTGGCTTCATTACGATGGGTCAGCGTCTTGGCAGCGAAAGGTTGGACCGCTACATTCGGTCATTTGGCTTTGGTGTTTCAACAGAATCCGGCATTGCCGGCGAAGCAAAAGGCATTCTGTTCTCAAAAGAAGCTTTCGGTCCGGTTGAGCAGGCAACGACTGCATTCGGCCAGGGGATATCAGTGACACCAATCCAGCAAGTGCAGGCGGTAGCTGCCGCGATTAATGGCGGGAAACTCTTTAAACCGTATATCGTCAAATCAATCAGGGATTCAGAAGGCAAGACGATTCAAGAATTTGAACCGGAATTGAAAAGACAAGTAATCAGTGAAGAGACATCAGCAAAAGTTCGTCATGCGCTTGAATCGGTAGTTGCAAATGGTTCAGGCCGCAATGCATTTGCAGATGGACTTCGTATCGGAGGGAAAACTGGAACAGCGCAAAAAGTAGTGGATGGCCGTTACAGTGATGGCGACTACATTGTTTCGTTCATTGGTTTTGCTCCCGCAGATGATCCTGAATTACTGGTATATGTAGCCGTAGACAGCCCGAAGAACTCGATTCAATTCGGGGGTGTCATAGCTGCCCCGATTGTGGGACGGATAATTGAGGAAGTAGCACCAGTGGCCCATATCGAGAGAAGGAAAGAACAGCTGGAGAAAGAGTATCGGTGGGGAGATGCCATCACATTCCGCTCGCCAGACTTACTCGGAATGACAGAAAAGGAACTGCTGTCCCAAAATTACACGTTCAAAATCAAATGGCACGGCAAAGGCAAGAAGGTAGTGCGTCAGTTGCCGGCGCCCCATACATTGATGACCGTGGAAGATACCATTCATCTGTATACAGAATAA